One genomic window of Haloarchaeobius salinus includes the following:
- a CDS encoding Na(+)/H(+) antiporter subunit D: MVDPVVPPFVPVLLAALVLPFVSRRVGHAVGVVATGAVVPYVWLVADGQHLPTELFGFDVVLFNVDAFSTLMGLVFGFIGAVAVLYSWASNADSVQTAFALGYVGTSLGAVFGGDWLTLVFFWELMAVTSTLLVWHYGGRAVRAGFRYALLHGIGGTLLLGAVVWHYVEVDSFLFTAAPDGMAGAVAPVLAAIGIGVNVGFVGLHAWLPDTYPRPHIAASVFLCVYTTKTGVYGMYRAFPEGQLAIAYMGGIMAVFGATYALFQNDMRRLLSYHIQSQVGYMVAGVGIGSTLAQAGAMAHVFNHILYKGLLFMTAGVVIYRTGRSDLKKLGGLAREMPITAGTFTVAALSIAGFPLFNGFVSKGIVVSASHYDFPKGPLAVGGFTTLELLLLLGGVGTFLSFIKFGYYAFYHGEYDGSVPDANRGQTVAMVSVAALCVGFGVFDSALFAILPYDVTSESVVSHAYVTYTVDHVVEGLVLAVIGLVGFALIKKPLKRLGRVPDVDSLYNPLAMYGTRWLVVATTELYAAVDRAAVATANVAVARTAGDGASADVASTSEYLRERSAFTMSLLLVAIVLVGVLAALLL, from the coding sequence ATGGTCGACCCCGTCGTCCCGCCGTTCGTCCCGGTGCTGCTCGCCGCGCTCGTCCTGCCGTTCGTGAGCCGCCGGGTCGGCCACGCGGTCGGCGTCGTCGCCACCGGAGCGGTCGTCCCGTACGTCTGGCTCGTCGCCGATGGACAGCACCTCCCGACGGAGCTGTTCGGCTTCGACGTGGTGCTGTTCAACGTCGACGCCTTCTCGACGCTGATGGGGCTCGTCTTCGGCTTCATCGGTGCGGTCGCGGTGCTGTACTCGTGGGCGAGCAACGCCGACTCGGTCCAGACGGCGTTCGCGCTCGGCTACGTCGGCACGAGCCTCGGTGCGGTGTTCGGCGGCGACTGGCTGACGCTCGTGTTCTTCTGGGAGCTGATGGCCGTCACCAGCACGCTGCTGGTCTGGCACTACGGCGGCCGCGCCGTCCGGGCCGGCTTCCGGTACGCACTGCTCCACGGCATCGGCGGCACGCTGCTGCTCGGGGCGGTCGTCTGGCACTACGTCGAGGTCGACTCGTTCCTCTTCACCGCCGCGCCGGACGGGATGGCCGGTGCCGTCGCGCCCGTCCTCGCGGCGATCGGTATCGGCGTCAACGTCGGCTTCGTCGGCCTGCACGCCTGGCTGCCCGACACGTACCCGCGTCCGCACATCGCGGCCAGCGTCTTCCTCTGTGTCTACACCACGAAGACCGGCGTCTACGGGATGTACCGTGCGTTCCCCGAGGGACAGCTCGCCATCGCCTACATGGGCGGGATCATGGCGGTCTTCGGGGCCACGTACGCCCTCTTCCAGAACGACATGCGCCGGCTGCTGTCGTACCACATCCAGTCGCAGGTGGGGTACATGGTCGCCGGGGTCGGCATCGGGTCGACGCTCGCCCAGGCCGGGGCGATGGCCCACGTCTTCAACCACATCCTCTACAAGGGCCTGCTGTTCATGACCGCCGGCGTCGTCATCTACCGGACGGGCAGGTCCGACCTGAAGAAGCTGGGCGGCCTCGCGCGGGAGATGCCGATCACCGCCGGGACGTTCACGGTCGCGGCGCTCTCGATCGCTGGCTTCCCGCTGTTCAACGGCTTCGTCAGCAAGGGCATCGTCGTCTCGGCCAGTCACTACGACTTCCCGAAGGGGCCGCTCGCCGTCGGCGGCTTCACCACGCTCGAACTGCTGCTGCTCCTCGGCGGCGTCGGGACGTTCCTCTCGTTCATCAAGTTCGGCTACTACGCGTTCTACCACGGGGAGTACGACGGGAGCGTCCCCGACGCCAACCGGGGGCAGACCGTCGCGATGGTGTCGGTCGCCGCGCTCTGTGTCGGCTTCGGCGTCTTCGACTCGGCGCTGTTCGCCATCCTCCCGTACGACGTCACCTCCGAGTCGGTGGTCTCCCACGCCTACGTGACCTACACCGTCGACCACGTCGTCGAGGGACTCGTGCTGGCGGTCATCGGACTGGTCGGCTTCGCCCTGATAAAGAAGCCCCTGAAGCGCCTCGGGCGTGTTCCCGACGTCGATAGCCTCTACAACCCGCTCGCCATGTACGGCACGCGCTGGCTCGTCGTCGCCACGACCGAGCTGTACGCCGCTGTCGACCGGGCCGCCGTCGCCACCGCGAACGTCGCGGTCGCGCGGACGGCCGGTGACGGCGCGAGCGCCGACGTCGCGTCGACCTCCGAGTACCTCCGGGAGCGCTCGGCGTTCACGATGAGCCTGCTGCTCGTCGCGATCGTGCTCGTCGGCGTCCTCGCGGCGCTGTTACTCTGA